The Pseudomonadota bacterium genome includes a region encoding these proteins:
- a CDS encoding DUF1460 domain-containing protein — translation MTVPPFDEKRCYELGRWSEDDLNHMICEAARIEEIGERIEFLSAQFLGNDYGEFTLIGSAGTPEEFVINLEGVDCFTFVDYVEAMRLSLSFAEFKDNLKRVRYQSGVVDYVRRNHFFTDWIIFNKEFVEDVTKEVGGLKTKKANKILNIKEDGTFFLEGISPCKRDICYIPTELIDDAVIAGLRNGDYAGIYTEKGGLDVSHVGIIIKTEGKTFLRHASSLEMNRKVIDQNLKEYLTGKPGLLVLRAKNGDL, via the coding sequence ATGACTGTACCGCCCTTTGATGAAAAAAGATGCTATGAGTTAGGCAGGTGGTCTGAAGACGATCTTAACCACATGATATGTGAAGCTGCACGTATAGAAGAAATCGGTGAAAGGATAGAGTTTCTCTCCGCACAGTTCCTTGGAAATGACTATGGAGAATTCACGTTAATTGGTAGTGCCGGAACACCTGAGGAGTTCGTAATCAACCTGGAAGGTGTCGACTGTTTTACTTTTGTCGATTATGTGGAGGCCATGCGCCTGTCACTCTCTTTTGCGGAATTCAAAGATAATTTGAAAAGGGTGCGGTATCAATCCGGTGTAGTTGACTATGTGCGGCGTAACCATTTTTTTACAGATTGGATTATTTTTAATAAGGAATTTGTAGAAGATGTTACCAAAGAAGTTGGCGGACTAAAGACTAAAAAAGCCAATAAAATCCTGAATATTAAAGAAGATGGTACATTTTTTCTGGAAGGGATTAGTCCTTGCAAACGGGACATCTGTTATATTCCAACAGAGTTGATTGACGATGCGGTGATTGCCGGATTGCGAAATGGAGATTATGCAGGCATATACACAGAAAAAGGAGGTCTCGACGTCTCACATGTGGGCATCATTATTAAAACAGAAGGCAAAACCTTTTTACGGCACGCTTCTTCCCTTGAGATGAACAGGAAGGTAATTGATCAGAATTTGAAGGAATACCTGACGGGCAAACCCGGCCTGCTTGTACTCCGGGCAAAGAACGGCGACCTGTGA
- a CDS encoding winged helix-turn-helix domain-containing protein: protein MRKPAPLPAGSKESLEQLLKKVKTKTQFQKVQCLWLRASLGLSSDDVAIAIGWNASSVRHLQALFLKEGEAVLQASKRGGRYRANITADEENTFLASFLEKSVRGEILVVSKIKSAYEKIVGHAVPKSTIYRILARHGWRKITPRPHHPKADVILQEEFKKNSPK, encoded by the coding sequence ATGAGAAAACCTGCACCATTACCGGCGGGCTCCAAAGAATCTTTGGAACAATTACTAAAAAAGGTAAAAACAAAGACACAATTTCAAAAGGTTCAGTGTTTATGGCTGCGTGCTTCCCTTGGGCTATCGTCTGACGATGTTGCCATCGCCATAGGCTGGAATGCGAGCTCGGTGCGTCATCTCCAGGCACTGTTTCTTAAGGAGGGCGAAGCGGTGCTTCAGGCGTCGAAGCGTGGGGGAAGATATCGGGCAAACATAACCGCTGATGAGGAAAACACGTTTCTTGCATCTTTTCTCGAAAAGTCAGTTCGTGGTGAGATTCTTGTGGTGAGTAAGATAAAAAGCGCCTATGAGAAAATTGTAGGACATGCGGTACCCAAATCGACAATCTACCGGATACTTGCTCGCCATGGATGGAGAAAGATTACCCCCCGCCCTCATCATCCGAAAGCAGACGTAATCCTTCAAGAGGAGTTTAAAAAAAATTCTCCGAAATAG